A single genomic interval of Dromiciops gliroides isolate mDroGli1 chromosome 1, mDroGli1.pri, whole genome shotgun sequence harbors:
- the PHETA1 gene encoding sesquipedalian-1, whose amino-acid sequence MKLNERSLAFYATCDSPADNTGFLYKKGERHTAYHRRWFVLKGNMLFYFEDRDSREPVGVIILEGCTVELCEASEEFAFAIRFAGARSRTYILAADSQPAMEAWVKALSRASFDYMRLVVRELEQQLEQMRAGGRRRTEPQVPPRRERSLPSGGSKENGCAVWSQDLPALPNGSLPRTSHEGAPRPPPLPPRPRPSLGSNPVPLLVPETPFTVGTTTFARLHEWYGQEILALRQEWLESRGQL is encoded by the coding sequence ATGAAGCTGAACGAGCGGAGCCTGGCCTTTTATGCCACCTGTGACTCTCCGGCGGACAACACGGGCTTCCTCTACAAGAAGGGCGAGCGGCACACGGCCTACCACCGCCGCTGGTTTGTGCTCAAGGGGAACATGCTCTTCTACTTTGAGGACCGGGACAGCCGTGAGCCGGTGGGCGTCATCATCCTGGAGGGCTGCACCGTGGAGCTGTGCGAGGCCTCTGAGGAGTTCGCCTTCGCCATCCGCTTCGCCGGTGCCCGCTCCCGCACGTACATCCTGGCCGCCGACAGCCAGCCGGCCATGGAGGCCTGGGTCAAGGCCCTGTCCCGTGCCAGCTTCGACTACATGCGGCTGGTTGTGCGTGAGCTGGAGCAGCAGCTGGAGCAGATGCGGGCGGGGGGCAGGCGAAGGACCGAGCCCCAGGTGCCCCCACGGCGGGAGCGCTCGCTGCCCTCAGGCGGCTCCAAGGAGAACGGCTGTGCCGTCTGGAGCCAGGACTTGCCCGCCTTGCCCAATGGGAGCCTCCCCAGGACGAGCCACGAGGGGGCCCCCAggccccccccactcccaccccggcctAGGCCCTCCCTGGGCAGCAACCCCGTCCCCCTGCTGGTCCCTGAGACCCCCTTCACTGTGGGCACCACCACCTTCGCGCGGCTTCACGAGTGGTATGGCCAAGAGATTCTGGCCCTGCGGCAAGAGTGGCTGGAGAGCCGAGGCCAGCTGTAA